A segment of the Amycolatopsis thermophila genome:
GGCCAGGTCCGTGCCGGCCACGCGGTGTGGTCCGGCCTTGTCCGCGCTGGTCAGCAGGCGTGCCGAGGCGTAGTTCAGGGTCGGCTGCAGTTCCCCGGACCGGTACACGAAGGTCGCGCCCGTCTCGCGTTCGATCACCACCGCGCCGTCGGTCTTCCAGGACGTCCCGCCGACGCCGGTGAACACCCCGTAGACACCGAAGCCCGCGGCGACCAGCACCGCGATCATCACCCCGGCGAACACCGCGCCCACGCCGCGCCGCAACGGCGTCAGCTCCGGATCGGTCTCGTGCACGATGAGCGCGGAGGTGACCCGCTGCATCATGAACTGGTAGGCCTGCAGCTGGTCGCGACGAGTGGGCACGCCTATCCCTCAGCCGATCGAGGCCATCAGGCCCTGGACGTATGCGAAGAATCCGGTGATGAAACCCGCGAACGGGATCAGGGCCACGATAGCGAGGACGTCCACGATGTCGGCGATGCGGCCGAACCAGGGCGAGGGGTTCTTGCGGCTGTAGACCAGCCCGGCGGCCGCGACCAGCAGCGCGATCACCACCAGGGCCAGCAGGAACAGCCCGATTCCGCCGTTGCCGGACGCGGTGGCGAAGCACCGGTCCGCCAGCAGTGCGAACACCCACAGCCCGGCGATCAGCAGCGGGATCCGCTGGCGCGGCACCGGGAACAGCCGCGCGCGCAGCAACAGCGCGGCCGTCGCGAGGATCAGCATGATCAGCCGCGACCCGCCGCCCTGCGCGGCCAGGAAGATCGACGCGAAAGCGCTGGTCAGCGACGCCCCGATGAGCAGGCCGGTGAGGAGTTCGTCGGCGCGGGCGGCCGCGTCGAACACGACGGGCGTGGCCGGGTGCGGTTCGTCGTTGAGCAGGTCGGCCGAGCGCTGCGGCAGCGCGGGCAGCGGGACCCGGCCCAGCCGCAGCGCCAGCCACGGGTACCCGGGCAGCAGGCCGATCGCGATGGTCAGGACCAGCGCGCCCGCCGCGTCCGGGTCCATCCAGCCACCGAACAACGCGCCCAGCGCGCCGAGGAAACCGGTGGCGACGGCCGCGACGAACACCCGGCTCATCGCCCCGACGCCCAGGTGGCCGACGATGCCGAACACCAGCAGCGCGATCGCGCCGAGCAGCAGCTGCGACCAGCCGAACCCGAACAGTCCCTGGTGCTCGGCCGCGGTCGGCAGGTACCCGCCGAGGAACGCGTACGGCAGCGCCGATCCGGCGAACACCGCGCCCGCGTACGCGTCCGGTACCGCGCGCGCGACGACGATGCCCAGCGCGGTCAGGACCACCGCGACGGCGAGCATGATCAGGCCGGCGTGCAGCCACGGTGGTTCGAACAACAGCGAGACCAGGCTGCCGCCGCACAACAGCACCGCGGCGACGACCAGCCCGGCCCGCCGGGTGGCCGCGCGGCCCCAGCTCCGCCCGTACCGCCGCGCGCCGCTGGCGATGGCCTCGACCAGGTCGTCGTACTCGATCTCCGGCCAGTCGACGGGACCGGGGACCAGGTGCAGGATCTCGCCGTCGCGCACCTGCTGCGCGGCGAGCGTCTGCCTGCCGTCGAGCCGTTCGCCGGTGGGGCGCCGCAGCGTCCAGCCGCCGTGCTGCTCGCCGGTGTCCGGCGCGTCTTCGCCCGCGTGCCGCAGGATGTAGGGGAGCAGTTCCGCGACCGGCACGTTCTCCGGGAGCGCGACGTCGATCCCGCGTTTCGGGGTCGTGATGCTCACCTTCGCGAGGGTCGTGCCCATCGCCGACGTCATGCTGCCCCTACCTCCAAATTGGACCCCGAGACCGGCTGGGAGAGTATCCATTAAAGCGCGACACTAGGCTGGCGGAAAGCTCTATGCTGGCGCACCCGGGCGCTCGGGAGGTTTTCGGTCTTGGGAACGATCATAGTCAAGCGGCCACTCCGGCGGCCCGCGCCCGATCTGCCCTCGGGCGACGTGGTGCTCGACCCGCCGCCGGAGAACCCGCCACCGGCGGGCAAGAGCTGGACGCGGGTGCTGATGATCCTGCCCATGCTCGCCGGCACCGGCGGCATGGCGCTGCTGATCGGCGCGGGCCGGTCCGGTCCGCTGATGTACGTCGCCGGTGGCCTGTACGGCGTCGCGGTGCTCGGCATGATCCTGTTCCAGATCATCAGCCAGGGCGGCCAGGGCGCGAGCAAGCAGGAGATGATCGCCAACCGCCGCCGCTACATGCGCCGGCTCTCGCAGTTGCGCGCGCAGGTGCGGGACACGATCGACCAGCAGCGCACGGCGATGTTCTACCGCCACCCGGACCCGGCCCGGCTGTGGTCGACCGCGCAGAGCGCGCGGCTGTGGGAGCGCCGCCCCGGTGACTGGGACTTCACCGTCATCCGCATCGGCCTCGGTTCCCAGGAGCTGGCCACGCCGCTGGTGCCGCCGGAGACCAAGCCGATCGACGAGCTGGAGCCGCTGTGCGCGATGGCGCTGCGGAAGTTCGTGACGACCTATTCCACGGTGGCGGACCTGCCGGTGGCGGTCGCGTTGCGCGGGTTCTCGCGCATCTACCTGACCGGCGACGACGACCGCAAGCGCGCGATGGCCCGCGCGCTGGTCGCGCAGCTGGGCACCTTCCACGCGCCGGGCGACGTGCTGACCGCGTTCTGCGTCCGCGAGCGCGAGCTGTGGGACTGGGCCAAATGGCTGCCGCACGCGCTGCACCCGACCAAGACCGACGCGGTCGGCCAGATCCGGCTCGTCGCGCCGAGCGTCACCGCGCTGGAGGCGATGCTCGACGACGTGCTGGCGAACCGGCCGCGCTTCAACCCGGGAACGCAGCCGATCGAGGGGTCCACGCACGTCGTGGTGTTCGTCGACGGCGGCGACACCGGCGGGTCCGAGCACCTGATGATCGAGGGCGGCGTCGAGGGCGTCACGGTCATCGACCTCTCCGGCGAGCCGCCGCGCCTGCTCGACTCGGCCACGCTGGTCCTCGACGTCTCCCCCGACGGCAACCTCACCAGCCGCACCATGGACGGCGCGGGCAACATCGGCACCGCCGACGGCCTGGACGTCACGGAGATGCGCGGCCTGGTGCGCACGCTCGCCCCGATGCGGCTGTCCGCGCTGACCGCGAGCGAGCAGCCGCTGTCCGGTTCGCTGGAGCTGACCGACCTGCTGGGGCTGGGCGACCCGTACGAGTTCGACCTCGCCAAGAGCTGGGAGGCGCGGTCCAACCGGGACCGGCTGCGCGTCCCGATCGGCATCACCGCCGACGGACGGCCGATGGAGCTGGACCTCAAGGAGTCCGCGCAGGACGGCATGGGCCCGCACGGTCTGCTCGTCGGCGCCACCGGGTCCGGCAAGTCCGAACTGCTGCGCACGCTCGTGCTGGCGCTGGCGGTCACGCACGACTCGGAGATCCTCAACTTCGTCCTGGTGGACTTCAAGGGTGGCGCCACCTTCACCAAGCTCGACCGGCTGCCGCACACCAGCGCGGTGATCACCAACCTCGCCGACGAACTGCACCTGGTCGACCGGATGCTCGACGCCATCGGCGGCGAACTGGTGCGGCGGCAGGAGCTGCTGCGCAAGGCCGGCAACTACGGTTCGCAGCGCGACTACGAGAAGGCCCGCATCGCCGGCGCCCCGCTCGACCCGCTGCCCGCGCTGCTGATCGTCGTCGACGAGTTCTCCGAACTGCTCACCGCGCGCCCGGACTTCATCGACATGTTCGTCCAGATTGGACGCGTCGGCCGTTCGCTCGGCGTTCACCTGCTGTTGGCGTCGCAGCGCCTGGAGGAGGGCCGCCTGCGCGGGCTGGACTCGCACCTGTCCTACCGGATCGCGCTGCGGACGTTCTCCGCGATGGAGAGCCGCGTCGTGCTCGGCACCCCGGACGCGTTCCAGCTGCCCCGCTCCCCCGGCAACGGCTTCCTCAAGACCGGTGTGGACGAGCTGACCCGGTTCAAGGCCGCCTACGTGTCGGGCGTGCACCGTCGCGGCACGGTCCAGCGCACCGACGACGAGGGCCGCCAGATCGACCCGGTGCAGGACTACTCGACGGCCTACCTGCGCCCCCGCCTGGCGGAGAAGCCGCTGGAGCAGCCGAAACCGGCCGACGACGACCTCGGCGAGACGTTGATGGACGTCCTGGTCGAGCGGCTCGAGGGCCAGGGCGCGCCGGCGCACCAGGTGTGGCTGCCGCCGCTGGCGGAACCGCCGACGCTGGACAAGCTCCTGGAACCGCTGGTGCAGGACCCGGAACGCGGCCTCACCACCGGGGTGCGCGAGCACCGGGGTGCGCTGCGCGCGGCGGCGGGCATCATCGACCGGCCGGCCGACCAGCGGCGCGACGTGTGCTGGCTGGACCTGTCCGGCGCGGGCGGCAACGTGGCGGTGGTCGGTGGCCCGCACAGCGGCAAGAGCACCGCGGTGCGGTCGATCATCGCGAGCCTCGCGCTCACCCACACCCCGGCCGAGGTGCAGTTCTTCTGCCTCGACTTCGGCGGCGGCGGTCTGGCCGCGCTGCGCGACCTTGCGCACGTCGGGGGCGTGGCGACCCGGCGCGAGGTGGACCGGGTCCGGCGCACCATCGCCGAGGCGCGAACCCTGATCGCCGAGCGCGAGCAGCGGTTCGCCGAGAACGGCATCGACGGCATGGCGACCTACCGCAGGCTGCGGCGCGAGGGCGCCTTTCCGGACGACCCGTTCGGCGACCTGTTCCTGGTGGTGGACGGCTGGGGCACGCTGCGCACCGAGTTCGACGACCTGGAACCCGACGTCGCCGAGGTGGTCAACCGCGGCCTGGCCTTCGGCGTGCACGTCATCGCCGCCGCGAACCGCTGGATGGACCTGCGGATGAACCTGCGGGACATGTTCGGCAGCAGGATCGAGCTGCGCCTGGGCGACCCGGTGGACTCGATGATCGGGCGCCGGCAGGCCGCCGGGGTGCCGGAGCAGGCGCCCGGCCGCGGCCTGGCGCCGGACGGCATGCACTTCCTGGCGGCAGTGCCCCGGGTGGACGGCCGGGAGACCGCCGACGACCTGCCCGCCGGGATCGAGCACCTGGTCGAGACGGTCAACGCGGCATGGCCGGGCAAGCCGGCGCCGCGGGTGCGGCTACTCCCGCCGATGCTGCCCTACACGGCGCTGCCCGCGCCGGACGAGCACGGCATCCCGATCGGGATCTCCGAGGCCGACCTGCAGCCGGTCGCGCTGGACTTCACCACCGAGCCCCACCTGGTCCTCTTCGGCGACGTGGAGAGCGGCAAGAGCACGTTCCTGCGGGCGCTGGCCACGAGCATCATGGCCCGCTACACGCCCGACCAGGCGCAGATCGCCCTGGTCGACTTCCGCCGGAGCATGCTCGGGCTCGTCCCGGAGGAGTACTTGATCGGTTACGCGACCTCCAGCGGAACCGTGCAGCAGATGGTGCGTCTGACTGTTGACGCGATGCAGAAGCGACTGCCGGGAGGTGACATCACGCCGGAGCAGCTCCGCTCCCGCAGCTGGTGGAGCGGACCGGAGCTGTTCATGCTGGTCGACGACTACGACCTGGTCGCGCCGAACCCGCACGACAACCCGCTGACGCCCCTGCTGGAGTACATGACGCAGGGCCGCGACATCGGCCTCCACCTGGTGGTCACCCGTCGCACCGGCGGTGCCGCGCGGGCCATGTTCGACCCGGTCATCTCCCGCATCCGGGACCTGGCCTCGCCGGGGATCCTGATGTCGGGCAACCGCGAAGAAGGGCCGCTGCTGGGCAACATCAAGCCCCAGAAGTTGCCCCCGGGCCGCGGCTGGCTGATCACCCGCGGCGCGGGCGCCCGGCTGGTCCAGCTCGCGGACCTGCCGCCGCAGGCCTGAGGACAGGCGGACAACGAGCCACCGGGCTTGACACCCGGTGGTTAGCTGGGGTGTGCGGGGGTCTGCCGCCCCCTACCCCCGGCGGGCCCCCGCGACCCGCCGGCTCACACGACGTTTGGGAGGGACCTCGTGGCACCGATACCGGAGGACGACGGCGGCATCCCGACCCCGGACTGGGCGGCGCACGGTGCCGAGCTCGAACTCGACCCGACGAACTTCCGCAACTACGGGCGGAACATCGCGCAGGTCGGCAAGGACCTCAGCACGGACTCCATGTCCGCCAACTCGGCACTGCAGGGGCCTGGGCCGAAGGACATGCTGCTCAGCACGTCCTTCCAGCCGGGCCAGGACGTGCAGGCGGCCGCCACCCGCAACGCCCAGGAGGTCGGGCTGTTCGTCACCGACCTCACCAAGAACGTCACCGCGATCGCCTCGGTCGCCCTGCTCATGGGCGAGGTGTTCGAGAACATGGACGCCGGCAACGCCGCGATGGTGGACGCGGTCGAGTGGGCCTTCCTGATGAAGGGCGGCAAGAAGCCGGCCGGGCTGCCGTCCTGGGTCGACCCGAAGAAGACCGTCGCCGACACCTTCGCGGCGCCGGTGGGCTCGGGCATGACCAACACCACCGGCGACCATCTGATCAACACCATCGTCGTGGGCAACATGACGATCACGACCTACCGGACCGCCGACGGCGGCACCCGGACGATCCAGTCCAACGGCGTCATCACCACGGAGTACCTGGACGGCAAGGACGGCAAGCGCCGCTACGAGATCCGGACGACCAAGGAGGAGGGCCGCGACGAAACCGTCACGATCAACTACCTCAACGGCGAACCGATCGGGCAGACGCGCCGCCTGACGACGACCAAGAAACTGGACCGGAACACCACCGACCAGGTCACCACGATCCAGCAGCTGGACAAGGACGGCAAGCCGCGCACCAGCGCGGCGGCCAAGCAGGAGGACCCGGGCACGCAGCACGTCGTCACCCACACCTACGCCGACGGCACCCACAGCCGCGAGTACTACACCGAGAAGAAGGTGACCGACACCGACGACGTCAACCACAACGGCAACCACACCGAGAAGGTGCCGGTCCGCACCGACGAGCGGACCATCGGGGTCCAGGCCGACCCGCCGTTCACGGTCGACGGCAGGACGATGAACGAGCGTCTCGAAGAAGCACGGCGCGCAGGGGGGTTGTGACGGGATGGCCGGCGACGACGACCCGACGTTCGGCTACGACCTGAAACCGGTCGGGGCCGGCGCCGCGGGTGCCTACTACACCGACGACAAGCTGGAGCACCGGGACTACGACTTCAAGAACCTGAGCATCGAGGACCTGCACCGGCAGATCGTGCAGGGCGAGCAGCCCGGCACCACAGCCGACCGCGCCCAGCAATGGCTCAACGTCGCGCTGATGCTCCAGACCGCCGCCGACGACCTGCACGACCAGACGCAGACCCTGGCCGACCACTGGAAGTCGCCGGCCGCGAAGAAGGTGTTCCTGGCCAAGGTCGGCATGACGCTGGCCCACCTGCGGCAGTGGCAGGACGCCGCCCTGAACAACGGCACCGCCCTGTACGGCCTGTCGAACGTCATGTACGAGGCGCAGGCCGAGATGGACCACCTGTACCAGGAGTACAAGACCACGAAGGCCGACGCGGTGAAGAACGCGACCCGCGACCTCCCGGCCGCGGTCGAGTGGAAGAGCGGTCCGCTGCCGGGCACCGACAAGGACAAGGCCAAGGCGGCCATGAAGGTCGAGTCCGAGTACGACCAGAAGGCGCAGAAGCTGGCCGAGAAGATCGCCGGCGAATACGCGCCCTACATCGCGAAGATGCAGGCCGCGCACGCCCCGAAGCTCGAGGTCCTCAACGCGATCTGGCACCCGGAGGCCAACGGCACGCCCCGGCCGCCCACGCTGCCCCCGCCGGGCGCACCGGGCGGGCCCGGCGGCGCTCCTCCGGGTCCCGGCGGTGCCCCTCCGCCGCCGGGCAATGCGCCGAAACCGCCACCGACTAACGCGCCCGGGCCGCCGCCTCCGGGGGATGCGCCGAAGCCGCCGCCGAAGAACGCGCCGGGCCCGCCTCCAGGCGCGCCGCCACCCGCCCCGGGTACGCCTCCGCCGGCGCCCGCACCGTCGCCGGGTCCCGCACCCACGGCCCCGAACGGTTTCGCCGGCAGCCCGCCGCCGGGCAACGCCCCGAACCTGCCGCCGGCGCTCGCCGGTCTGGCGGCCGCGGGTCCCGCCCTGGCGCCGAACGGGTTCACCGGAAAGCCGCCCGCCCCACCGGGTTTCGGCGGCACGGGCCCGAACCTGTTCTCCGGCAACAAGGTGCCGACCGGGGTGCCGCCGACACTGGGTCTCGGCGCGGGTTCGCCGACGCCACCGCCGGCCGGGTTCTCCGGCGCGCCGCCGTCGGTCAACCAGAACAGCCTGTACCCCCCGGGCACGATCACCCCGCCGCCGGGCAGCCAGCTGCCGCAGCAGCCGCCGGGCAAAGAGTTGGGCGGAAACCGTCCGGGTGCGCCGACGTTCGGCACGTCGCTGCCGTTCGACGACCACTTGGATCTGGAGGCGAAGGCCGCGTACCAGCAGTACGCGCAGTCGGCGCCGCCCCCGCCGCCGGGTGGGCAGTCGGCGCCGCCGCTTCCGCCGGGCGCGCAGTCGCCCGTGGGCGGGGGCGTCCGGCAGCCCGGCTCGCGGCCCGGCGCGCCGCTGATGGGTGACCTCGCCGAGCAGTCCCCGGCGTTCCAGCCACCGCCGAGCACGACGCCCCCGGTGCTGGACAACGACCGGAAGCGCACCGCACGGGGCGGCAGCACGCAGGAAGCGCCGACGGGCACGCGGGACGGGTTGCCACCGGGGGTGGGTGCGCCGCCGGTGTTGTCCAATCCGCACCGGAAGGCACCGGCGAAGACGTTCAGCGAGTGGCAGGCCGAACGCCGGCGCCGTCGGCCGCAGCCCGGTGGGACGCCGCAGTCCGAGTTCACCGCGAACCTGCCCGCCAGTACCACGTCCGTCTTCGACGGGCGGATCTCGGCGGAGGAGTACCTGGTCGGCTCGGCCGGGGAGATCCCGTCGGTGCTGCGGGCGCCCACGCCCGTGGTGTCCGCCCCGGACCGGCACGCCAAGCCGGTCGTGCACGCCGACCGCGCGACGCGGGTGGCGAAGCCGGACGAGAAGGCGCCCGTCACGGATCAGTCGGTGTTCGAGGTCGAGACGCCGGGTGGTCCGGTGGTCGCGAACGGGGAGCCGGAGAAGCGGTACCGGCCGGCTGAACCGTCGGCTTTGAACGGACGGAACTGATCGCGGTTCCGGTGCGTCGGGCCCACGGCAAGAACCCGCGAGGTCCGCTGTGGACCTGACGCACCGGAAAGCGAGTTGTACCCCCTGTCAAGCATTGGACAACGTTGCCGGGGCGGACGACGCGTCCGCCTCGTCGCCGACCCTGGGTATGGCGAAGGCCGACGCGAAGTACGAGGGCTGCGACCTGTCCGCCGCCCCGGACGGCGCGGCGATCACCGGAGCCGAATACCACACCGACGACTACGACGACGCTCCTGTGGGCTGGACCAAGTAGGCGCCAGTCCCCTCCAGCCGGCTGTCACCGCACAGCGCCACCCAGGTGGCCGTCGATTTGCGGTGGCAACACCGCGCCCCCGATCCCCAGCCGCCGCTGATCGGCAACCGAACACTCCAACCGGAGGACGGGGGAGGTCGGCACCCGAGGCGACCAGCCGAGCGCCGAAGGCACCAACCGCCCGCGAAGCGGCGCTCCGGGCGGCAGGCACCGGATCGGGAAGCACGGGCAACACCATCCCTCTCACGCCAGCCCCACCAGGCCAAATGCGGCAGCAGCCACGTCTGCCCGCTCGCCGGCCGCGACGTACTGCCGCGGGCCAGCAGCGGCCGAACCCGGCCCGATGGCGGCAGCTGCGGGACCAGTAGCGGGCCCGGCAGGCCGAAACCGGCACAGCCGGAGGTAGAAGCGGCCGAACCCGGCCGGGACGCGGCGCCGCCCGGCGTCAGTACCGGCCCGGCCGGCCCAGCCGCTCGCGCTCCACCGGCCCCGGGTCCACCCACACGTAGTGGTTGGTCTCCCCCGCCAGCACAGCCAGCATGTCGTCGCGCAGCATCTGCAGCTGCTGCGACGTCCGCTGCGTCAGCCGGAGCGCGGGCGCCAGCAGTGACGCCTCGTTGGGCGTGAGGCGCTGCATCAGCACCAGATCCGAACCGGGCACCGCACCGATCCGTTCCGGTGTGAGGCGGCGGTGCAGCAGCACGCGCGTCTGCCACGCCTCCGGTTCGCTCTGGGTCTGGGGCGCGTCGTGCAGGCACAGCACCGGCGCGTCCGCGCTGGCGCTCACCGCGGGCGGCGATCCGGGCGCCACGACCGCGACCCGGTCGGTGCGCCCGGTCGCGGACTGCCCCAGCTGGACCCAGTCCGACGGGTGTTGCGAGAACACCAGCAACCGCGCACCTGCCCGCAAGGCGCGGAAGGCCATCAGGCGTGCCGCCCACGCGCCACCGATCAGGCTCACCGACACCGGCTCCGGCCGGAACAGCGTCAGCGCCACCGGGAAACCGTTCTGGTCCCGGCCCAGCGGCAGCCCCACCGACGACGCGGACACCTGCAGCAGCTCCAGCGCGGCGTCGGAGGCGTGGTGCGCGCCGATCCGCAGCCGCGGGATCGACCGGTGCCGCCGCGTGCGCCAGTCGCGGTGCCCGCGCGCCACGGCCGTCGCCGGTCCGGCGGGGCCCGGCCCGGGCGGGCCGGGTGGC
Coding sequences within it:
- the eccD gene encoding type VII secretion integral membrane protein EccD, whose product is MTSAMGTTLAKVSITTPKRGIDVALPENVPVAELLPYILRHAGEDAPDTGEQHGGWTLRRPTGERLDGRQTLAAQQVRDGEILHLVPGPVDWPEIEYDDLVEAIASGARRYGRSWGRAATRRAGLVVAAVLLCGGSLVSLLFEPPWLHAGLIMLAVAVVLTALGIVVARAVPDAYAGAVFAGSALPYAFLGGYLPTAAEHQGLFGFGWSQLLLGAIALLVFGIVGHLGVGAMSRVFVAAVATGFLGALGALFGGWMDPDAAGALVLTIAIGLLPGYPWLALRLGRVPLPALPQRSADLLNDEPHPATPVVFDAAARADELLTGLLIGASLTSAFASIFLAAQGGGSRLIMLILATAALLLRARLFPVPRQRIPLLIAGLWVFALLADRCFATASGNGGIGLFLLALVVIALLVAAAGLVYSRKNPSPWFGRIADIVDVLAIVALIPFAGFITGFFAYVQGLMASIG
- the eccCa gene encoding type VII secretion protein EccCa — translated: MGTIIVKRPLRRPAPDLPSGDVVLDPPPENPPPAGKSWTRVLMILPMLAGTGGMALLIGAGRSGPLMYVAGGLYGVAVLGMILFQIISQGGQGASKQEMIANRRRYMRRLSQLRAQVRDTIDQQRTAMFYRHPDPARLWSTAQSARLWERRPGDWDFTVIRIGLGSQELATPLVPPETKPIDELEPLCAMALRKFVTTYSTVADLPVAVALRGFSRIYLTGDDDRKRAMARALVAQLGTFHAPGDVLTAFCVRERELWDWAKWLPHALHPTKTDAVGQIRLVAPSVTALEAMLDDVLANRPRFNPGTQPIEGSTHVVVFVDGGDTGGSEHLMIEGGVEGVTVIDLSGEPPRLLDSATLVLDVSPDGNLTSRTMDGAGNIGTADGLDVTEMRGLVRTLAPMRLSALTASEQPLSGSLELTDLLGLGDPYEFDLAKSWEARSNRDRLRVPIGITADGRPMELDLKESAQDGMGPHGLLVGATGSGKSELLRTLVLALAVTHDSEILNFVLVDFKGGATFTKLDRLPHTSAVITNLADELHLVDRMLDAIGGELVRRQELLRKAGNYGSQRDYEKARIAGAPLDPLPALLIVVDEFSELLTARPDFIDMFVQIGRVGRSLGVHLLLASQRLEEGRLRGLDSHLSYRIALRTFSAMESRVVLGTPDAFQLPRSPGNGFLKTGVDELTRFKAAYVSGVHRRGTVQRTDDEGRQIDPVQDYSTAYLRPRLAEKPLEQPKPADDDLGETLMDVLVERLEGQGAPAHQVWLPPLAEPPTLDKLLEPLVQDPERGLTTGVREHRGALRAAAGIIDRPADQRRDVCWLDLSGAGGNVAVVGGPHSGKSTAVRSIIASLALTHTPAEVQFFCLDFGGGGLAALRDLAHVGGVATRREVDRVRRTIAEARTLIAEREQRFAENGIDGMATYRRLRREGAFPDDPFGDLFLVVDGWGTLRTEFDDLEPDVAEVVNRGLAFGVHVIAAANRWMDLRMNLRDMFGSRIELRLGDPVDSMIGRRQAAGVPEQAPGRGLAPDGMHFLAAVPRVDGRETADDLPAGIEHLVETVNAAWPGKPAPRVRLLPPMLPYTALPAPDEHGIPIGISEADLQPVALDFTTEPHLVLFGDVESGKSTFLRALATSIMARYTPDQAQIALVDFRRSMLGLVPEEYLIGYATSSGTVQQMVRLTVDAMQKRLPGGDITPEQLRSRSWWSGPELFMLVDDYDLVAPNPHDNPLTPLLEYMTQGRDIGLHLVVTRRTGGAARAMFDPVISRIRDLASPGILMSGNREEGPLLGNIKPQKLPPGRGWLITRGAGARLVQLADLPPQA